The Tubulanus polymorphus chromosome 1, tnTubPoly1.2, whole genome shotgun sequence genome contains a region encoding:
- the LOC141898852 gene encoding palmitoyltransferase ZDHHC9-like isoform X1, producing MKDSPVYTPVLTESPTKITAADDDQEDDFDKMAKAMKKWQVFPGRNKFCCDGRVMMARQTGIFYLTCVLIVVTSGLFFGFDCPYLAVELTPAIPVIAGLLFIFVMSTLLRTSFSDPGVIPRATPDEAADIERQIEVPTAGTPGTYRPPPRTKEVVINGQVVKLKYCFTCKIFRPPRASHCSICDNCVDRFDHHCPWVGNCVGKRNYRYFYLFILSLSLLCVFIFACVITHLILRAQKNNFLSAMRESPASIIVALVCFVSWWTVIGLTGYHTTLVVRNMATNEDIKGTFSSRRGQNNFNPYSKGSVFTNCAYVLCGPTPPSLVDRRGYVVPDQPGTTSVIDGKSTLHKESNSVNVRHENYGATTVTASPTSITSQNEVDTADKPDAGYQDPNRIPPINGKAELFAEQHVILPRVPSPAVEERNPLSTSQSEATLIQQSDSAVRFHKQSSV from the exons ATGAAAGATTCACCGGTATACACTCCCGTTTTGACTGAATCACCGACTAAAATCACCGCTGCCGACGACGACCAAGAGGACGATTTCGACAAAATGGCGAAAGCGATGAAAAAATGGCAGGTTTTCCCCGGGCGCAATAAGTTCTGTTGCGACGGACGCGTTATGATGGCACGCCAGACCGGCATATTTTATCTAACGTGCGTGCTGATTGTCGTTACCTCCGGATTGTTCTTTGGATTTGA TTGTCCGTATTTGGCAGTTGAGTTAACTCCGGCGATTCCAGTCATCGCCGGGTTGTTGTTTATATTTGTGATGTCGACACTGCTTAGAACAAGTTTCAGCGATCCGGGAGTGATTCCCCGTGCCACGCCTGACGAGGCAGCTGACATTGAGCGTCAAATAG AGGTTCCAACTGCCGGAACGCCGGGAACGTATCGCCCGCCTCCGCGAACAAAAGAAGTTGTTATCAACGGTCAAGTTGTTAAGTTAAAATACTGCTTTACGTGCAAAATATTTCGGCCGCCTCGAGCATCTCATTGTAGTATCTGTGATAATTGTGTAG atCGTTTTGACCATCACTGTCCATGGGTTGGTAACTGCGTTGGAAAGAGGAACTACAGATACTTCTATCtgtttatattatcattatcgttATTATGTGTTTTCATATTTGCCTGTGTCATCACTCATCTTATACTCA GAGcccaaaaaaataattttctttctGCAATGCGCGAATCACCTGCCAG CATTATCGTTGCACTGGTCTGTTTCGTTTCGTGGTGGACAGTCATCGGTTTGACCGGGTATCACACGACACTCGTAGTGCGTAATATGGCCACAAATGAAGAT ATCAAAGGCACTTTTTCGTCGAGAAGAGGCCAAAACAATTTCAATCCTTACAGCAAAGGGTCTGTATTCACGAATTGTGCGTATGTGCTGTGCGGACCCACACCTCCGAG CTTAGTCGACCGCCGGGGCTATGTCGTACCGGACCAACCGGGCACCACATCCGTTATCGACGGTAAATCGACGTTGCACAAAGAGAGTAACTCTGTTAACGTTCGGCACGAAAATTACGGCGCGACCACCGTTACAGCATCCCCGACG AGTATAACCTCTCAGAACGAAGTGGATACTGCCGATAAACCGGATGCCGGCTACCAGGATCCGAATAGGATCCCTCCTATTAATG GAAAAGCCGAATTGTTCGCTGAACAGCACGTCATTCTACCTCGGGTGCCGTCGCCAGCCGTTGAGGAGAGAAATCCGCTGTCCACCAGTCAAAGCGAAGCGACTCTCATTCAACAATCAGACTCTGCTGTACGGTTCCATAAACAAAGTTCTGTATGA
- the LOC141898852 gene encoding palmitoyltransferase ZDHHC14-like isoform X2, whose product MKDSPVYTPVLTESPTKITAADDDQEDDFDKMAKAMKKWQVFPGRNKFCCDGRVMMARQTGIFYLTCVLIVVTSGLFFGFDCPYLAVELTPAIPVIAGLLFIFVMSTLLRTSFSDPGVIPRATPDEAADIERQIEVPTAGTPGTYRPPPRTKEVVINGQVVKLKYCFTCKIFRPPRASHCSICDNCVDRFDHHCPWVGNCVGKRNYRYFYLFILSLSLLCVFIFACVITHLILRAQKNNFLSAMRESPASIIVALVCFVSWWTVIGLTGYHTTLVVRNMATNEDIKGTFSSRRGQNNFNPYSKGSVFTNCAYVLCGPTPPSLVDRRGYVVPDQPGTTSVIDGKSTLHKESNSVNVRHENYGATTVTASPTSITSQNEVDTADKPDAGYQDPNRIPPINGESLTQPTPASSTTQLYP is encoded by the exons ATGAAAGATTCACCGGTATACACTCCCGTTTTGACTGAATCACCGACTAAAATCACCGCTGCCGACGACGACCAAGAGGACGATTTCGACAAAATGGCGAAAGCGATGAAAAAATGGCAGGTTTTCCCCGGGCGCAATAAGTTCTGTTGCGACGGACGCGTTATGATGGCACGCCAGACCGGCATATTTTATCTAACGTGCGTGCTGATTGTCGTTACCTCCGGATTGTTCTTTGGATTTGA TTGTCCGTATTTGGCAGTTGAGTTAACTCCGGCGATTCCAGTCATCGCCGGGTTGTTGTTTATATTTGTGATGTCGACACTGCTTAGAACAAGTTTCAGCGATCCGGGAGTGATTCCCCGTGCCACGCCTGACGAGGCAGCTGACATTGAGCGTCAAATAG AGGTTCCAACTGCCGGAACGCCGGGAACGTATCGCCCGCCTCCGCGAACAAAAGAAGTTGTTATCAACGGTCAAGTTGTTAAGTTAAAATACTGCTTTACGTGCAAAATATTTCGGCCGCCTCGAGCATCTCATTGTAGTATCTGTGATAATTGTGTAG atCGTTTTGACCATCACTGTCCATGGGTTGGTAACTGCGTTGGAAAGAGGAACTACAGATACTTCTATCtgtttatattatcattatcgttATTATGTGTTTTCATATTTGCCTGTGTCATCACTCATCTTATACTCA GAGcccaaaaaaataattttctttctGCAATGCGCGAATCACCTGCCAG CATTATCGTTGCACTGGTCTGTTTCGTTTCGTGGTGGACAGTCATCGGTTTGACCGGGTATCACACGACACTCGTAGTGCGTAATATGGCCACAAATGAAGAT ATCAAAGGCACTTTTTCGTCGAGAAGAGGCCAAAACAATTTCAATCCTTACAGCAAAGGGTCTGTATTCACGAATTGTGCGTATGTGCTGTGCGGACCCACACCTCCGAG CTTAGTCGACCGCCGGGGCTATGTCGTACCGGACCAACCGGGCACCACATCCGTTATCGACGGTAAATCGACGTTGCACAAAGAGAGTAACTCTGTTAACGTTCGGCACGAAAATTACGGCGCGACCACCGTTACAGCATCCCCGACG AGTATAACCTCTCAGAACGAAGTGGATACTGCCGATAAACCGGATGCCGGCTACCAGGATCCGAATAGGATCCCTCCTATTAATG GGGAATCTCTGACCCAACCAACTCCCGCATCTTCTACTACCCAACTCTATCCATAA